A part of Microbacterium atlanticum genomic DNA contains:
- a CDS encoding ubiquinol-cytochrome c reductase iron-sulfur subunit, with product MAHEDDPLEHERASWKPSPGLAVAVTDPVRNPELPPHRERMTDKDPVAMRRAVRTVYTLFYLSIAGSIWAIAAYMLFPIESGRMADIRANNLFIGLGIGLALLAIGIAVIHWSKAVMSDKEFIEPRHATRGRDTTRQAAIKAFADANEESGFGRRTMIRNGLFAALAASIVPGVVLFRGLAPFNTPENPHAGDPVFLLEHTMWEEGMRLAHDPTGEPIRAADLTLGSAVHVIPEPLAELSHEEGYLEEKAKALVLLVRLLPEQLIETDERKDWSYNGIVAYSKVCTHVGCPVALYEQQTHHLLCPCHQSQFDVTDQAKVIFGPAARPLPQLPITVDDEGYLVARSDFTEPVGPSFWERH from the coding sequence ATGGCCCACGAGGACGACCCGCTCGAGCACGAGAGGGCTTCCTGGAAGCCCTCCCCCGGGCTCGCCGTGGCGGTCACCGACCCGGTGCGCAACCCGGAGCTCCCTCCGCATCGCGAGCGGATGACCGACAAGGACCCCGTCGCGATGCGGCGGGCCGTGCGCACGGTCTACACGCTCTTCTACCTGTCGATCGCCGGCAGCATCTGGGCCATCGCCGCCTACATGCTCTTCCCGATCGAGAGCGGCCGGATGGCCGACATCCGCGCCAACAACCTCTTCATCGGTCTCGGCATCGGCCTCGCGCTTCTCGCGATCGGCATCGCGGTCATCCACTGGTCGAAGGCCGTGATGTCCGACAAGGAGTTCATCGAGCCCCGCCACGCGACCCGCGGACGCGACACGACGCGTCAGGCGGCGATCAAGGCCTTCGCCGACGCGAACGAGGAGTCCGGGTTCGGCCGTCGCACGATGATCCGGAACGGTCTCTTCGCGGCGCTCGCGGCCTCGATCGTGCCCGGCGTGGTCCTGTTCCGCGGTCTGGCGCCCTTCAACACCCCCGAGAACCCGCACGCGGGCGATCCGGTCTTCCTCCTCGAGCACACCATGTGGGAAGAGGGCATGCGCCTCGCGCACGACCCGACCGGAGAGCCCATCCGTGCCGCGGACCTCACGCTCGGCTCCGCCGTCCACGTGATCCCCGAGCCTCTCGCCGAGCTCTCGCACGAGGAGGGCTACCTCGAGGAGAAGGCCAAGGCTCTCGTGCTGCTGGTCCGTCTGCTCCCCGAGCAGCTCATCGAGACCGACGAGCGCAAGGACTGGTCGTACAACGGCATCGTCGCGTACTCCAAGGTCTGCACGCACGTCGGCTGCCCTGTCGCTCTGTACGAGCAGCAGACGCACCACCTGCTGTGCCCCTGCCACCAGTCGCAGTTCGACGTCACCGACCAGGCCAAGGTCATCTTCGGCCCGGCCGCGCGTCCGCTGCCTCAGCTGCCCATCACCGTCGATGACGAGGGCTACCTCGTCGCGCGGAGCGACTTCACCGAGCCCGTCGGTCCGAGCTTCTGGGAGCGTCATTGA
- a CDS encoding cytochrome b, translated as MPPRDKPLGGRFIGATANYIDERTSLSGFVKELGRKIFPDHWSFMLGEIAMWAFVVVLLSGTFLTFFFQASMTETHYNGAYLPMRGIEMSAAMASTLEISFDLRGGLLVRQIHHWAALVFIAGIGVHMLRVFFTGAFRKPRELNWVIGFVMFVLAMGEGFTGYSLPDDVLSGNGLRIIDGMIKGIPLIGTWTSFLLFGGEFPGTAIVGRLYTLHILLLPAILVALLVVHLMLMVINKHTQFAGPARTNSNVVGYPMMPVYMSKMGGFLFITFGVIVLIASLFTINPIWNYGPYDPSPVSAGTQPDWYIGFADGMLRLIPPGWEVVFLDRTWSFNILVPLGVIGVFLLLVIIYPFIEAWVTGDKREHHIAQRPRNAATRTAIGAAGVTFYAVMWAAASSDIIATHFWLTMEGVIHTLQVLLIIGPIIAYFVTKRICIALQKKDREILLHGYESGRIVRLPGGEYIEVHQPVDEYERFRLADVDSYEPLVVRPNAKGRIPWHENLRASISRWFFEDRLTPVTQSELDAAVAHQQHNLEHIAAEEDLELQGAHERAGVPDAPHKPIDDGRNSETAVRPSNVIVPEPEAGTKPPRNREKERDS; from the coding sequence CTGCCGCCGCGTGACAAGCCGCTGGGCGGCCGCTTCATCGGCGCGACCGCCAACTACATCGACGAGCGCACGAGCCTTTCCGGTTTCGTCAAGGAGCTCGGCCGCAAGATCTTCCCCGACCACTGGTCGTTCATGCTGGGCGAGATCGCGATGTGGGCCTTCGTCGTCGTGCTCCTGTCGGGCACGTTCCTGACGTTCTTCTTCCAGGCGTCGATGACCGAGACGCACTACAACGGCGCCTACCTCCCGATGCGCGGCATCGAGATGTCGGCGGCGATGGCCTCGACGCTCGAGATCTCCTTCGACCTGCGTGGCGGCCTGCTCGTGCGGCAGATCCACCACTGGGCCGCGCTGGTGTTCATCGCCGGCATCGGCGTGCACATGCTGCGCGTGTTCTTCACCGGCGCGTTCCGCAAGCCGCGTGAGCTCAACTGGGTCATCGGCTTCGTCATGTTCGTCCTCGCGATGGGCGAGGGCTTCACCGGCTACTCGCTCCCCGACGACGTGCTCTCGGGCAACGGCCTGCGCATCATCGACGGCATGATCAAGGGCATCCCGCTGATCGGCACGTGGACCTCGTTCCTGCTGTTCGGCGGCGAGTTCCCGGGCACCGCCATCGTCGGCCGTCTCTACACGCTGCACATCCTGCTGCTGCCCGCGATCCTCGTCGCCCTGCTGGTGGTCCATCTCATGCTGATGGTCATCAACAAGCACACGCAGTTCGCCGGCCCCGCGCGCACGAACAGCAACGTCGTCGGCTACCCGATGATGCCGGTCTACATGTCGAAGATGGGCGGCTTCCTGTTCATCACGTTCGGCGTCATCGTGCTCATCGCCTCGCTGTTCACGATCAACCCGATCTGGAACTACGGCCCGTACGACCCGTCCCCGGTGTCGGCCGGCACCCAGCCCGACTGGTACATCGGATTCGCGGACGGCATGCTGCGCCTCATCCCGCCGGGATGGGAGGTCGTGTTCCTCGACCGCACCTGGTCGTTCAACATCCTCGTTCCGCTGGGCGTCATCGGCGTCTTCCTGCTGCTCGTCATCATCTACCCCTTCATCGAGGCATGGGTGACCGGCGACAAGCGCGAGCACCACATCGCCCAGCGCCCGCGCAACGCGGCCACCCGCACCGCCATCGGCGCCGCCGGTGTGACGTTCTACGCGGTCATGTGGGCGGCGGCGTCGTCCGACATCATCGCCACGCACTTCTGGCTGACCATGGAGGGCGTCATCCACACCCTCCAGGTGCTGCTGATCATCGGCCCGATCATCGCCTACTTCGTCACCAAGCGCATCTGCATCGCGCTGCAGAAGAAGGACCGCGAGATCCTGCTGCACGGCTACGAGTCGGGTCGCATCGTGCGCCTCCCGGGCGGCGAGTACATCGAGGTGCACCAGCCGGTCGACGAGTACGAGCGCTTCCGGCTCGCCGACGTCGACTCGTACGAGCCGCTGGTCGTGCGCCCGAATGCCAAGGGGCGCATCCCGTGGCACGAGAACCTCCGCGCGTCCATCTCGCGCTGGTTCTTCGAGGACCGCCTCACGCCCGTCACGCAGAGCGAGCTCGACGCGGCGGTCGCCCACCAGCAGCACAACCTCGAGCACATCGCCGCCGAAGAGGACCTCGAGTTGCAGGGAGCGCACGAGCGCGCCGGTGTGCCGGACGCCCCGCACAAGCCGATCGACGATGGGCGCAACTCCGAGACGGCTGTGCGCCCCTCGAACGTGATCGTCCCCGAACCGGAGGCCGGCACGAAGCCGCCGCGCAACCGCGAGAAGGAGCGCGACTCGTAG
- a CDS encoding rhodanese-like domain-containing protein: MIDALSYFSAKLALETDASDVYAAQKAGERFTLVDVRGDEAWKQGRIPGAVHVPYRQIAERAPREIDPATPVVVYCWSPGCNAGAKGAVEFAKLGYSVKEMIGGYEYWVREGQPVENAEGPLPRVFDSQVMVVRAPVAG, from the coding sequence ATGATCGACGCCCTCTCGTATTTCTCCGCCAAGCTCGCCCTCGAGACCGACGCCTCCGACGTGTACGCCGCCCAGAAGGCCGGCGAGCGGTTCACGCTCGTCGACGTGCGCGGTGACGAGGCCTGGAAGCAGGGACGCATCCCCGGCGCTGTCCACGTGCCCTACCGGCAGATCGCCGAGCGTGCTCCGCGCGAGATCGACCCGGCGACTCCGGTCGTGGTCTACTGCTGGAGCCCCGGGTGCAACGCCGGCGCCAAGGGCGCGGTCGAGTTCGCGAAGCTCGGCTACAGCGTCAAGGAGATGATCGGCGGCTACGAGTACTGGGTGCGCGAAGGCCAGCCCGTCGAGAACGCGGAGGGACCGCTCCCCCGGGTCTTCGACTCCCAGGTCATGGTCGTCCGCGCACCGGTCGCGGGGTGA
- a CDS encoding cytochrome c oxidase subunit 4: protein MRTNAGLWWLLAAFFFVVAVMYTVWNLLSHWDTNATGGQQMWETITLSIEWVGSVALLFTAFMAALIAFYVGKVHKAQGGELPEDILTADIDDGDPELGEFSPWSWWPIVLAFSAALGMIGLAVGAWLMPIGIAVFVVAIVGWVYEYYRGYFAR, encoded by the coding sequence GTGCGTACCAACGCCGGACTCTGGTGGCTGCTGGCTGCCTTCTTCTTCGTCGTCGCGGTGATGTACACCGTCTGGAACCTGCTGTCGCACTGGGACACCAATGCGACCGGCGGGCAGCAGATGTGGGAGACGATCACCCTCTCGATCGAGTGGGTCGGCAGCGTCGCGCTGCTGTTCACGGCCTTCATGGCCGCGCTCATCGCCTTCTACGTGGGCAAGGTGCACAAGGCGCAGGGCGGCGAGCTGCCCGAAGACATCCTGACGGCCGACATCGACGACGGCGACCCGGAGCTGGGCGAGTTCAGCCCGTGGTCGTGGTGGCCGATCGTGCTGGCCTTCTCGGCGGCGCTCGGCATGATCGGCCTCGCCGTGGGTGCGTGGCTGATGCCGATCGGCATCGCGGTCTTCGTCGTCGCCATCGTCGGCTGGGTGTACGAGTACTACCGCGGCTACTTCGCGCGCTGA
- the ctaD gene encoding cytochrome c oxidase subunit I, whose amino-acid sequence MATTLPLQEKTQGRPTTLPPRQAALLSATRVEDKGNIIVKWITSTDHKTIGYLYLISSVLFFLLGGVMALLIRAELFEPGMQIIPTKEQYNQLFTMHGTIMLLMFATPLFAGFANAILPLQIGAPDVAFPRLNAFAFWLFLFGSTIAVAGFLTPQGAASFGWFAYQPLANASFSPGAGGNLWMLGLGMSGFGTILGAVNFITTIITMRAPGMTMWRMPIFSWNTLVTSILILMAFPVLAAAILAAAADRVLGAHIYDPQNGGVLLWQHLFWFFGHPEVYIIALPFFGIVSEIFPVFSRKPIFGYKTLVYATIAIAALSVAVWAHHMYVTGGVLLPFFALMTMLIAVPTGVKIFNWIGTMWRGSVTFETPMVFALGFLVSFVFGGLTGVILASPPLDFHLSDSYFVVAHFHYVVFGTVVFAMFAGFYFWWPKWTGKMLNERLGYVHFWLLFIGFHMTFLIQHWLGVDGMVRRYADYSDADGWTWQNQVSTIGAIILGASMIPFLFNVWITARKAPKVTVNDPWGYGASLEWATSCPPPRHNFTSIPRIRSERPAFDLNHPEAGIPVGVGPAKDAPEAPTVDLAEGEVK is encoded by the coding sequence ATGGCGACCACGCTTCCACTCCAGGAGAAGACGCAGGGTCGCCCGACCACCCTGCCGCCGCGTCAGGCCGCTCTGCTCAGCGCCACCCGCGTCGAGGACAAGGGCAACATCATCGTCAAGTGGATCACCTCCACCGACCACAAGACGATCGGCTACCTCTACCTCATCTCGTCGGTGCTGTTCTTCCTCCTCGGCGGCGTGATGGCCCTCCTCATCCGCGCCGAGCTCTTCGAGCCCGGGATGCAGATCATCCCGACGAAGGAGCAGTACAACCAGCTGTTCACCATGCACGGCACGATCATGCTGCTGATGTTCGCGACGCCGCTGTTCGCCGGCTTCGCCAACGCGATCCTGCCGCTGCAGATCGGCGCCCCCGACGTGGCGTTCCCCCGCCTGAACGCCTTCGCGTTCTGGCTGTTCCTCTTCGGCTCGACCATCGCCGTCGCCGGCTTCCTGACCCCCCAGGGCGCCGCGTCGTTCGGCTGGTTCGCCTACCAGCCGCTCGCGAACGCGTCGTTCTCACCCGGCGCGGGCGGCAACCTGTGGATGCTGGGCCTGGGCATGAGCGGCTTCGGGACCATCCTCGGCGCGGTGAACTTCATCACGACGATCATCACGATGCGGGCACCCGGCATGACCATGTGGCGGATGCCGATCTTCTCGTGGAACACGCTGGTCACCAGCATCCTGATCCTGATGGCGTTCCCGGTGCTCGCCGCGGCGATCCTCGCCGCCGCGGCCGACCGCGTCCTCGGCGCCCACATCTACGACCCGCAGAACGGCGGTGTGCTGCTCTGGCAGCACCTGTTCTGGTTCTTCGGTCACCCGGAGGTGTACATCATCGCGCTGCCGTTCTTCGGCATCGTCTCGGAGATCTTCCCGGTCTTCAGCCGCAAGCCGATCTTCGGCTACAAGACGCTGGTGTACGCCACGATCGCGATCGCAGCGCTGTCGGTGGCGGTGTGGGCCCACCACATGTACGTCACGGGTGGCGTGCTGCTGCCGTTCTTCGCGCTCATGACGATGCTCATCGCGGTGCCGACAGGCGTGAAGATCTTCAACTGGATCGGCACGATGTGGCGCGGCTCGGTGACCTTCGAGACGCCGATGGTGTTCGCGCTCGGCTTCCTGGTGTCGTTCGTGTTCGGCGGCCTCACCGGCGTCATCCTCGCCTCGCCGCCGCTGGACTTCCACCTGTCCGACTCGTACTTCGTCGTGGCGCACTTCCACTACGTGGTCTTCGGCACGGTCGTGTTCGCGATGTTCGCCGGGTTCTACTTCTGGTGGCCGAAGTGGACGGGCAAGATGCTGAACGAGCGCCTCGGCTACGTTCACTTCTGGCTGCTGTTCATCGGCTTCCACATGACCTTCCTCATCCAGCACTGGCTGGGCGTGGACGGCATGGTGCGCCGCTACGCCGACTACTCGGACGCGGACGGCTGGACGTGGCAGAACCAGGTCTCGACGATCGGCGCCATCATCCTCGGCGCCTCGATGATCCCGTTCCTGTTCAACGTGTGGATCACCGCCCGCAAGGCGCCGAAGGTCACCGTCAATGACCCGTGGGGCTATGGGGCGTCGCTCGAGTGGGCCACCTCGTGCCCGCCGCCGCGTCACAACTTCACGTCGATCCCGCGCATCCGCAGCGAGCGTCCCGCGTTCGACCTCAACCACCCCGAAGCCGGCATCCCGGTGGGTGTCGGTCCGGCGAAGGACGCTCCCGAAGCCCCGACCGTCGACCTCGCCGAGGGAGAGGTGAAGTAA
- the coxB gene encoding cytochrome c oxidase subunit II encodes MPSKRRIRWAVLPLGIAAAAVLAGCTPTELNGFLPGFTEDGQAATNRTDMVSGLWVNSWIVLLVVGVITWGLMGWAAIAYRRRKGQMGLPVQLRYNMPIEIFYTVVPLILVIGFFAFTARDQTILETQYDDPDVEITAIGKQWSWDFQYDGESEDDTVWTMGVQAETDERGDIISDLPTLVLPVDQTVKIKLQSRDVIHSFWIIDFLYKKDMYIGKDNYWSFTPTREGTYAGKCAELCGEYHSMMLFNVEVVSGAEYDEYLATLRDAGQTGDINDAYDRLQNLPGTGAGEASEEEGDN; translated from the coding sequence GTGCCTTCGAAACGCCGTATCCGCTGGGCCGTTCTCCCGCTCGGGATCGCGGCGGCTGCAGTCCTCGCCGGATGCACCCCGACCGAGCTCAACGGCTTCCTCCCCGGGTTCACCGAAGACGGGCAGGCGGCCACGAACCGCACCGACATGGTGAGCGGCCTGTGGGTCAACTCGTGGATCGTGCTGCTCGTCGTGGGCGTCATCACGTGGGGACTCATGGGATGGGCCGCGATCGCGTACCGGCGCCGCAAGGGGCAGATGGGACTTCCCGTCCAGCTGCGGTACAACATGCCGATCGAGATCTTCTACACGGTCGTCCCCCTCATCCTCGTGATCGGGTTCTTCGCCTTCACCGCGCGCGACCAGACGATCCTCGAGACGCAGTACGACGACCCCGACGTCGAGATCACGGCGATCGGCAAGCAGTGGTCGTGGGACTTCCAGTACGACGGCGAGTCCGAGGACGACACCGTGTGGACGATGGGCGTCCAGGCCGAAACCGATGAGCGCGGCGACATCATCAGCGACCTTCCCACGCTGGTCCTGCCCGTCGACCAGACGGTGAAGATCAAGCTCCAGTCGCGCGACGTGATCCACTCGTTCTGGATCATCGACTTCCTGTACAAGAAGGACATGTACATCGGCAAGGACAACTACTGGTCCTTCACCCCCACTCGCGAGGGGACCTACGCGGGCAAGTGCGCCGAGCTCTGCGGCGAGTACCACTCCATGATGCTGTTCAACGTGGAGGTCGTGAGCGGGGCCGAGTACGACGAGTACCTCGCGACGCTTCGCGACGCCGGCCAGACCGGTGACATCAACGACGCCTACGATCGCCTCCAGAACCTCCCGGGCACGGGAGCGGGCGAGGCATCCGAGGAAGAGGGAGACAACTGA
- the erpA gene encoding iron-sulfur cluster insertion protein ErpA yields the protein MTDTALTTEQTARDHGVLLTDAAAGKVKSLLEQEGRDDLRLRVAVQPGGCSGLIYQLYFDERYLDGDKTVDFDGVEVIVDDMSVPYLDGATIDFKDTISEQGFTIDNPNAAGSCACGDSFH from the coding sequence ATGACCGACACCGCACTGACGACCGAGCAGACCGCCCGCGACCACGGTGTGCTCCTGACCGACGCCGCGGCAGGCAAGGTGAAGAGCCTGCTCGAGCAGGAAGGACGCGACGACCTGCGCCTGCGCGTCGCCGTGCAGCCGGGCGGATGCAGCGGCCTGATCTACCAGCTCTACTTCGACGAGCGCTACCTCGACGGCGACAAGACGGTCGACTTCGACGGAGTCGAGGTCATCGTCGACGACATGAGTGTCCCGTACCTCGACGGAGCCACCATCGACTTCAAAGACACCATCTCGGAGCAGGGCTTCACCATCGACAACCCCAACGCCGCGGGGTCGTGCGCGTGCGGCGACAGCTTCCACTGA
- a CDS encoding dipeptidase — protein sequence MTSELSRQDAVRDAAASGIPTALADLGALVRIPSIAFPGFDPATVRRSAEAVADLVHGTGLFETVEIRTAVVPETGEQGNPAVLATRPARNGRPTILLYAHHDVQPVGDESLWESSPFEPTVRGGRLYGRGAADDKAGVMAHIAALRALKAAVGEDFDLGVVLFFEGEEEAGSRSFAQFLADNADALRADVIVVADSGNWDDRTPALTVSLRGNTRFTLRVRTLEHASHSGMFGGAVPDAMMATVKLLASLWDADGAVAVEGLEERDADTPPYSEETLRDEAGLPDGVSPVGRGTILGRIWNKPSITVTGIDAPSVVNASNTLAPEVSVVISARVAPGQPAREAYAAIEAHLRAHAPFGAQLEFNDQDFGDPFLVDTSGWAVAAAREALHEGYGVEPVDIGVGGSIPFIADLVREFPGAQILVTGVEDPHSKAHSPNESLHLETFRNAVLAEALLLEKLDARGGQDG from the coding sequence ATGACCTCTGAGCTCTCCCGACAGGATGCTGTGCGCGACGCCGCGGCCTCCGGCATCCCCACCGCCCTCGCCGATCTCGGGGCACTGGTGCGCATCCCCTCCATCGCGTTCCCCGGATTCGACCCGGCCACCGTGCGGCGCAGCGCTGAAGCCGTGGCCGATCTGGTGCACGGCACCGGGCTGTTCGAGACCGTCGAGATCCGCACGGCAGTCGTCCCGGAAACGGGGGAGCAGGGGAACCCCGCCGTGCTCGCGACGCGCCCGGCGCGCAACGGCCGTCCGACGATCCTGCTCTACGCGCACCACGACGTGCAGCCGGTCGGTGACGAATCGCTGTGGGAGTCCAGCCCGTTCGAGCCGACGGTGCGCGGCGGCCGCCTGTACGGCCGCGGCGCCGCCGACGACAAGGCGGGCGTGATGGCGCACATCGCGGCGCTGCGCGCCCTGAAGGCGGCCGTCGGGGAGGACTTCGACCTCGGGGTCGTCCTCTTCTTCGAGGGCGAGGAGGAGGCGGGCTCGCGCTCGTTCGCGCAGTTCCTTGCCGACAACGCCGACGCCCTCCGCGCGGATGTGATCGTCGTGGCGGACTCCGGCAACTGGGACGACAGGACGCCCGCCCTCACGGTCTCGCTGCGCGGCAACACCCGCTTCACGCTGCGCGTGCGCACGCTCGAGCACGCCTCCCACTCCGGCATGTTCGGGGGAGCGGTGCCCGACGCGATGATGGCCACGGTGAAGCTGCTGGCGAGCCTGTGGGACGCCGACGGCGCTGTCGCGGTGGAGGGCCTTGAGGAGCGGGATGCCGACACCCCGCCGTACAGCGAGGAGACGCTGCGCGACGAGGCGGGCCTTCCCGACGGCGTCTCTCCCGTCGGCCGCGGGACAATCCTCGGCCGCATCTGGAACAAGCCGTCGATTACGGTGACGGGCATCGATGCGCCCAGCGTCGTGAACGCATCGAACACGCTCGCCCCGGAAGTGTCGGTGGTCATCAGCGCGCGCGTCGCGCCTGGCCAGCCCGCGCGCGAGGCATACGCGGCCATCGAGGCGCACCTGCGCGCGCACGCGCCCTTCGGCGCGCAGCTGGAGTTCAACGACCAGGACTTCGGGGACCCGTTCCTGGTCGACACGAGCGGCTGGGCCGTGGCGGCGGCGCGCGAGGCGCTGCACGAGGGCTACGGCGTCGAGCCGGTCGACATCGGCGTGGGCGGCTCGATCCCGTTCATCGCAGACCTCGTGCGCGAGTTCCCCGGCGCCCAGATCCTCGTCACCGGTGTGGAGGACCCGCATTCCAAGGCGCACAGCCCGAACGAGTCGCTGCACCTCGAGACGTTCCGCAACGCCGTGCTCGCCGAGGCGCTGCTGCTGGAGAAGCTCGACGCCCGTGGCGGGCAGGACGGGTGA
- a CDS encoding DUF3043 domain-containing protein gives MAKNSAPVPNDAPSEGTVLNGTPAGKGRATPSRAEREAARKRPLVPDTKEAKARARADLAAQREKARLGMAAGDPRYLPARDQGPQRKFVRDWVDAGWHLGEAVMPAMVLVILATFLPIPALQYYAFVGLWIFIFFVIGDMVITAISVKRAVRRKFGADRMEKGLGWYAAMRTVQMRFLRLPKPQVKRGQKPA, from the coding sequence GTGGCCAAGAACTCTGCACCCGTGCCGAACGACGCTCCCTCCGAGGGAACCGTCCTGAACGGCACGCCCGCCGGCAAGGGCCGCGCCACGCCGTCCCGCGCCGAGCGGGAGGCGGCGCGCAAGCGGCCGCTCGTGCCCGACACGAAGGAGGCGAAGGCGCGGGCGCGCGCCGATCTCGCCGCGCAGCGCGAGAAGGCCCGCCTCGGCATGGCCGCCGGCGACCCCCGCTACCTTCCGGCTCGCGACCAGGGTCCGCAGCGCAAGTTCGTCCGCGACTGGGTCGACGCCGGGTGGCACCTCGGTGAGGCGGTGATGCCGGCGATGGTGCTCGTCATCCTCGCGACGTTCCTCCCCATCCCCGCGCTCCAGTACTACGCATTCGTCGGGCTGTGGATCTTCATCTTCTTCGTCATCGGCGACATGGTGATCACCGCCATCTCGGTCAAGCGCGCCGTCAGGAGGAAGTTCGGAGCCGACCGGATGGAGAAGGGTCTCGGCTGGTATGCCGCGATGCGCACCGTGCAGATGCGGTTCCTGCGCCTCCCCAAGCCGCAGGTGAAGCGCGGTCAGAAGCCCGCCTGA
- a CDS encoding quinone-dependent dihydroorotate dehydrogenase, producing MYPLLFRTVLSRMDPETAHHAAMRVIRVMGVPPFSWAARALTRPAPQLATGALGLPFASPFGVAAGFDKDATGVAGLLALGFGHVEVGTVTAIPQEGNPRPRLFRLIPDRAVVNRMGFNNRGAEAAAGRLRRIRARRRRGVIGVNIGKSRVVDVADATADYVRSATLLAPLADYLVVNVSSPNTPGLRGLQAVETLRPLLEAVRAAAGATPLLVKIAPDLPDDEIVAIARLAVDAGLSGIIATNTTVSRDGLLTDPETIVAAGDGGLSGAPLKVRSLEVLKLLRSAVPADFCVVSVGGVETAADVRERLDAGATLVQGYTAFLYRGPLWARQINRGLAGAQR from the coding sequence ATGTATCCCCTCCTCTTCCGCACCGTGCTGTCGCGCATGGATCCCGAGACCGCCCACCACGCCGCGATGCGCGTCATCCGGGTCATGGGTGTGCCGCCCTTCTCCTGGGCGGCGCGCGCGCTGACGCGCCCCGCACCGCAGCTGGCGACCGGCGCGCTCGGCCTGCCGTTCGCCTCGCCGTTCGGCGTCGCGGCCGGGTTCGACAAGGACGCCACCGGCGTCGCGGGACTGCTCGCGCTGGGCTTCGGGCACGTCGAGGTGGGCACGGTCACCGCCATCCCGCAGGAGGGCAACCCGCGACCGCGGCTGTTCAGGCTGATCCCGGACCGCGCCGTCGTCAACCGCATGGGCTTCAACAACCGCGGGGCGGAGGCCGCCGCAGGCCGCCTCCGCCGGATCCGCGCTCGTCGGCGCCGCGGCGTGATCGGTGTCAACATCGGCAAGAGCCGCGTCGTGGACGTCGCGGATGCCACCGCCGACTACGTGCGCAGCGCGACGCTGCTGGCCCCGCTGGCGGATTACCTCGTGGTCAACGTCTCATCGCCGAACACGCCCGGGCTGCGCGGTCTGCAGGCCGTCGAGACGCTGCGGCCGCTGCTGGAGGCCGTGCGCGCGGCGGCCGGCGCGACGCCGCTGCTGGTGAAGATCGCCCCCGACCTCCCCGACGACGAGATCGTGGCGATCGCCCGCCTCGCGGTCGACGCGGGGCTCTCCGGGATCATCGCCACCAACACGACCGTCTCGCGGGACGGCCTCCTGACGGACCCGGAGACGATCGTGGCGGCGGGTGACGGGGGACTTTCGGGCGCCCCGCTCAAGGTGCGGTCGCTCGAGGTGCTGAAGCTGCTGCGTTCCGCGGTGCCGGCGGACTTCTGCGTCGTCTCCGTCGGCGGGGTCGAGACCGCCGCCGATGTGAGGGAGCGGTTGGATGCCGGCGCCACGCTCGTGCAGGGCTACACCGCGTTCCTCTACCGGGGTCCGCTCTGGGCGCGGCAGATCAACCGCGGGCTGGCGGGCGCGCAGCGCTGA
- the nrdR gene encoding transcriptional regulator NrdR has protein sequence MHCPFCRHADSRVIDSRTSDDGLSIRRRRQCPQCGGRFTTVETASLNVIKRSGVIEPFSREKVMSGVRKACQGRPVTEADLAVLAQTVEESIRQTGASQLDANEIGLAILGPLRDLDEVAYLRFASVYQAFDSLEDFEAAIEQLRVDHGRAHAPDEGAAAQH, from the coding sequence ATGCACTGCCCCTTCTGCCGTCACGCCGACTCGCGGGTGATCGACTCGCGTACCAGCGACGACGGGCTCAGCATCCGTCGCCGCCGGCAGTGTCCGCAGTGCGGCGGCCGATTCACCACGGTCGAGACGGCGAGCCTGAACGTGATCAAGCGCTCGGGCGTGATCGAACCGTTCAGTCGCGAAAAGGTCATGTCGGGGGTGCGGAAGGCATGTCAGGGGCGTCCGGTGACGGAGGCCGACCTCGCGGTGCTCGCTCAGACGGTTGAGGAGAGCATCCGCCAGACCGGCGCGTCGCAGCTGGACGCGAACGAGATCGGGCTGGCCATCCTCGGACCCCTGCGCGACCTCGACGAGGTGGCGTACCTGCGCTTCGCGAGCGTCTACCAGGCGTTCGACTCGCTCGAGGACTTCGAGGCGGCGATCGAGCAGCTCCGCGTCGACCACGGTCGAGCTCACGCGCCGGACGAAGGCGCCGCCGCGCAGCACTGA